AGATAATAGCAAATCAAAGAAAAGTTTCAGAAACCAATCTACTTCTGGGTAATGGTAGCGATGAAGTATTAGATCTGATATTTAGAGCGTTTTGCGAACCTGGTATCGACAATATTATTACAATGCCTCCTACATACGGGATGTATAAAGTATTGGCAAACATCAATAATATAGAAGAACAACAAGTATGTTTAAGAGAGGATTTTCAACCAGACGTCGAAGCTATACTCGCTACAGCGAATAGTTATTCTAAATTACTTTTTATTTGTTCTCCTAATAACCCTTCGGGAAATTTGATTGAACAAAAACGAATAGAAGAACTTCTTGAGCGTTTTAGAGGATTGGTGATTATTGATGAAGCGTATATTGATTTTACCGATAGAGAAAGTTGGGTAGGGAGTATAGATAGATATCCAAACCTTATAGTAACGCAGACGTTATCCAAAGCATATGGCTTGGCGGGCATACGATTAGGAGTTTGTTATGCTTCTGATAAAATAATAGCCGTTCTAAATAAAATAAAACCACCTTATAATGTGAACGAATTAACACAACAGCGAGCTTTGAAACGTGTTATCGAAGAAGATCAAATTCTAGCTGAAGTATCAGCTATAATAAAGGAACGTACCCATTTAGAAAAAGCTTTATCTACCATAAATTTTGTAGAGAAAATATTTAAAAGTGACGCCAATTTTATTTTGGTAAGAGTTGATGATGCTAATAAACGATACGATCAGTTAATTAAAGAAGGTATTGTGGTTCGCAATAGAAGTACACAACCTTTATGCAAAAATACACTTCGGTTTACAGTAGGTACTAAAGAAGAAAATGAAAAACTAATACGAGTACTTACTTCAATTTCAAAATCATGAACTCATTTCAGAAATTTTTTAAATAAAAGTAAAATTAGAGACAATATTATAATATGAAAAAGAAAGTATTATTTATAGATCGTGATGGTACGATTATCAAAGAAACAGCAGATGAGCAGATAGATGCGTTCGAGAAGATGATATTCTATCCAAAGGCATTTACGTATTTAGGTAAAATTGCTCAGGAATTAAACTATGAACTGGTAATGATCACCAATCAAGATGGTTTGGGTACCGACGTATTTCCTGAGGATACATTTTGGCCTGTACATAATTTTATTATGAAATCTTTTGAAAATGAAGGAGTCATATTTGATAAAGTATTTCTTGATAGAACTTTTCCTCATGAAAATGCTGATACCAGAAAACCAGGAACAGGGTTGTTAACCGAATATTTTTCTGAAGAATATGATTTGATAAATTCTTTTGTGATCGGAGATCGTTTAACTGATATGGAATTAGCTAAAAATCTAGGAGCGAAAGGGGTTTTTATTAATGATAATACCAACCTGGGAACAGGAGAGATTACAATAAAAAGGGAAGAGTTAAACAATCATATTGCTCTGGAGAGCAATGATTGGCAAAA
This region of Aquimarina spinulae genomic DNA includes:
- the hisC gene encoding histidinol-phosphate transaminase; protein product: MNKIQFNIKQLVRKNIQYLKPYSSARDEFTDFDQDMVFLDANENPYENGVNRYPDPQQKSLKKIIANQRKVSETNLLLGNGSDEVLDLIFRAFCEPGIDNIITMPPTYGMYKVLANINNIEEQQVCLREDFQPDVEAILATANSYSKLLFICSPNNPSGNLIEQKRIEELLERFRGLVIIDEAYIDFTDRESWVGSIDRYPNLIVTQTLSKAYGLAGIRLGVCYASDKIIAVLNKIKPPYNVNELTQQRALKRVIEEDQILAEVSAIIKERTHLEKALSTINFVEKIFKSDANFILVRVDDANKRYDQLIKEGIVVRNRSTQPLCKNTLRFTVGTKEENEKLIRVLTSISKS